In Callospermophilus lateralis isolate mCalLat2 chromosome 4, mCalLat2.hap1, whole genome shotgun sequence, one genomic interval encodes:
- the LOC143396995 gene encoding olfactory receptor 6C2-like, protein MINHTAITTFILLGLTDDPQLQILVFIFLFLTYILSVTGNLTIIVLTLTDSHLRTPMYFFLRNFSFLEISFTTVCVPRFLYSISTRDNTITYNACASQIFFIGLFGATEFFLLAAMSYDRYVAICKPLHYITIMNNRVCAILVFSCWISGLVIIITPLSMGLQLEFCDSNVIDHFGCDASPLFKISCSDTWFLEQTVIICAVFTFIITLIGVILSYINIIRTILRFPSAQQRKKAFSTCSSHMIVVSITYGSCIFIYVKPSAKEQVDINKGVSVLTTSVAPLLNPFIYTLRNKQVKQAINDTIKKIAFILHK, encoded by the coding sequence aTGATAAATCACACAGCAATAACAACATTCATCTTGTTGGGGCTTACAGATGACCCACAGCTGCAAATTCtggtttttatctttttattcttgACATACATTCTGAGCGTCACTGGTAATCTGACTATTATTGTTCTCACCCTGACGGATTCCCATCTTAGAACacctatgtatttttttcttcgaAACTTCTCCTTCTTAGAAATCTCATTCACAACAGTCTGTGTTCCCAGATTCCTCTACAGTATATCAACTAGGGATAACACCATAACTTACAATGCTTGTGCCagtcaaatattttttattggaCTCTTTGGGGCCACAGAGTTTTTTCTCCTGGCCGCCATGTCCTATGATCGCTATGTAGCCATCTGCAAACCCCTTCATTACATCACCATCATGAACAACAGAGTCTGTGCCATCCTCGTCTTCTCTTGCTGGATCTCTGGGCTGGTGATCATCATCACACCTCTCAGCATGGGCCTCCAGCTGGAGTTCTGCGACTCCAATGTCATTGATCATTTTGGCTGTGATGCATCTCCTCTTTTTAAGATCTCATGCTCAGATACGTGGTTTCTAGAACAGACTGTTATTATTTGTGCAGTGTTTACTTTTATTATCACACTGATAGGTGTGATTCTTTCTTACATAAATATTATTAGGACAATTCTACGATTCCCTTCTGCTCAGCAAAGAAAAAAAGCTTTTTCCACCTGCTCCTCCCACATGATTGTGGTTTCCATCACCTATGGCAGCTGCATCTTCATCTATGTCAAGCCTTCAGCCAAAGAACAGGTGGACATCAATAAAGGGGTATCTGTGCTCACTACATCTGTTGCCCCTTTGTTAAATCCATTTATTTATACCTTGAGGAACAAGCAAGTGAAACAAGCTATCAATGACACAATCAAAAAAATTGCCTTTATCTTACACAAATAG